From Arachis stenosperma cultivar V10309 chromosome 2, arast.V10309.gnm1.PFL2, whole genome shotgun sequence, one genomic window encodes:
- the LOC130960907 gene encoding uncharacterized protein LOC130960907, with product MTEKVAPPPSKPLTPQEWEALIEDFQFSGGERRQNKWSSLPSLFDLLLNSVLRKDFPLSVKFQLLVFLDEFSDSFFTPDDDHAHQLDHVIDALRTVVQSQIDGVYITTLFREQFMISVTSIVVCVTEKKLQLHVQQIVSLVELLLTVINRPNFGSDRQTRSIACECLRELERSNPCLLSDVVGHLWSLCQNERTHASQGYILLLTMAIHNIVVKQLHVSVVNSSIPMVPFNAPQCVLSDSGVAYGGNLNLKELRKALAFLLEWPQILTPCGMMEFMAMVIPVAAALEMQPSMLKVQFFGLIYSYNPVLCHVILMMYLRFLDAFAGQEWELSQRLLLISRESQHYLVFRLLAVQWFLGFNQLIFSRSCQKTKSMIKACSSFYPALFDPLALKALKLDLLVFCSVCVEVLRMKEDGDAELVDSVKLLEDGLICVSSFKWLPPSSTEIAIAFRTFHKFLIGASTHSNNDPSTTRNLLESMIFHTIEGMLVNMMLESRRVVPVVVAFVDRLLFCKKHSWLAERLLQKFDEHLLPKVKMDYKLVYCFPIFDRIAENQTIPPCGLLDLLANFIIFLVERHGPNTGLKSWSQGSRVLGICRTMMMHHHSSRLFLRLSHLLAFTCLHFPDLEVRDSSRIYLRMLVCIPGKKLRDILTLGNTIHGISPSSHPSSFFNVQSPRSTQKLKTIKNLSTCIHLDRVTPLLVKQFWSLSLSNLVVNNSKPVYLESITDLETPVEDKECSENSSTEITHETRKLDQPQAPLRVMDSKVAEILNILRKQFSSIPDFRYMPGLKVRISCRLRFASNTFNRLLGIDSTTTSLDDMDALPAIYATVLNFSSSAPYGPIPSCHIPFLLGEPHSNDDSSQNASLSIVPVGSDFREEKYRTTVIIELEPREPTPGIVDVHIETNAENGQIIQGPLQGITVGIEDMFLKAIVPSDIPEAVIPRYNFDLFTALWEACGSSSNTGRETFQLKGRNGIAAISGTQSVKLLDVPATSLIRATEHHLAPFVIGVRGEPLIEALWERRIIQDIIWEDDSRDATSVANLEAGPLRLTYNDQEYEKGVTSNGRRRYLGCFLVLIFLPPRFHLLFQMEVGDVSTLVRIRTDHWPSLAYIDDYLEALYLS from the exons ATGACGGAGAAGGTGGCGCCTCCACCGTCGAAGCCGCTAACACCTCAGGAATGGGAAGCCCTAATCGAGGACTTCCAATTCAGTGGCGGAGAAAGAAGGCAGAACAAGTGGAGCTCTCTCCCTTCGCTCTTCGATCTCCTCCTCAACTCGGTCCTCCGCAAGGACTTCCCTCTCTCCGTCAAGTTCCAGCTCCTTGTATTCCTCGACGAGTTCTCCGATTCATTCTTTACTCCTGACGACGACCACGCACACCAACTCGACCATGTAATTGACGCGCTCCGCACCGTTGTCCAATCCCAGATCGACGGCGTTTACATAACCACCTTGTTCAGAGAACAGTTCATGATCTCTGTTACCTCGATCGTTGTTTGCGTCACTGAGAAGAAGCTTCAATTACACGTTCAACAAATTGTAAGTTTGGTTGAGCTGTTGTTAACGGTCATCAACCGGCCGAATTTCGGGTCGGATCGTCAAACCCGATCCATCGCATGCGAGTGCTTGCGCGAATTGGAGCGTTCCAACCCGTGCCTTCTCTCCGACGTCGTTGGCCACTTGTGGAGCTTGTGCCAGAACGAACGAACACATGCTTCGCAAGGTTATATCTTGTTATTAACCATGGCTATTCATAACATCGTTGTTAagcaattgcatgtttctgttgtGAATTCTTCCATTCCTATGGTCCCATTCAATGCGCCACAATGTGTGTTGAGTGATTCCGGGGTGGCTTATGGTGGTAATTTGAACCTGAAGGAGTTGAGGAAGGCTTTGGCGTTTTTGCTTGAGTGGCCACAGATTTTGACACCTTGTGGGATGATGGAGTTCATGGCGATGGTGATTCCTGTGGCTGCCGCATTGGAAATGCAACCTTCAATGCTGAAGGTGCAGTTTTTCGGGTTGATTTATTCCTATAACCCTGTTCTGTGCCATGTTATTTTGATGATGTATTTGCGTTTCTTGGATGCTTTTGCTGGCCAAGAATGGGAGCTTTCACAAAGGCTCTTGTTGATTTCAAGAGAATCACAGCATTACTTGGTTTTTCGGCTGCTGGCTGTGCAGTGGTTTTTGGGTTTCAATCAGCTTATTTTTAGTAGAAGTTGTCAGAAGACTAAGTCTATGATCAAGGCTTGCTCAAGTTTTTACCCTGCTTTATTTGATCCACTGGCTTTGAAGGCCTTGAAGCTCGACCTTCTTGTGTTTTGCTCGGTGTGTGTTGAGGTACTTAGAATGAAAGAAGATGGGGATGCTGAGTTAGTTGATTCAGTGAAGCTGCTTGAAGATGGTCTCATATGTGTATCATCTTTCAAATGGTTGCCTCCCAGTAGCACTGAAATTGCCATTGCGTTCCGTACTTTCCATAAGTTTCTAATTGGTGCATCAACTCATTCAAACAATGATCCTTCTACCACAAGAAATCTGTTGGAGTCTATGATATTTCATACCATAGAG GGGATGCTTGTGAACATGATGTTGGAGAGTCGGAGAGTGGTTCCTGTTGTTGTGGCATTTGTTGACCGTTTACTCTTTTGTAAGAAACATTCTTGGTTGGCTGAGCGCTTACTTCAGAAATTTGATGAGCACTTGCTTCCAAAAGTGAAAATGGATTATAAGTTGGTTTACTGCTTCCCTATATTTGATAGAATTGCTGAAAATCAAACAATACCTCCATGTGGATTGTTAGATCTTCTCGCAAACTTCATCATTTTCCTTGTGGAGAGACATGGCCCAAATACTGGGTTAAAATCTTGGTCACAGGGAAGCAGAGTTCTTGGAATTTGTCGAACTATGATGATGCACCACCATAGTTCTAGATTGTTCCTTAGACTATCTCATCTGCTTGCTTTTACTTGCCTCCATTTTCCTGATTTGGAAGTTCGTGATAGTTCAAG GATCTATTTGCGTATGCTAGTCTGCATTCCCGGGAAGAAGCTCAGAGACATCCTGACCCTTGGGAACACGATCCATGGGATTTCACCATCTTCACACCCATCCTCGTTTTTCAACGTTCAGTCTCCTCGATCTACTCAGAAACTCAAGACAATTAAAAACTTATCCACATGCATTCATCTTGATCGTGTCACCCCGTTGCTTGTTAAACAATTTTGGTCTCTATCATTATCAAATTTAGTTGTAAATAACAGCAAACCTGTGTATCTTGAGAGCATCACGGACCTTGAAACCCCTGTTGAGGACAAGGAATGTTCCGAGAACTCCAGTACAGAGATCACTCATGAAACCAGAAAACTGGATCAACCACAAGCGCCGCTCCGTGTGATGGATTCTAAAGTTGCAGaaattttgaatatattaaggAAGCAATTTTCCTCTATACCTGACTTCAGATATATGCCAGGACTCAAAGTTAGAATATCATGTAGATTAAGATTCGCGTCTAATACTTTCAATCGCTTATTGGGAATTGATAGCACCACCACATCCTTGGATGATATGGATGCACTTCCTGCTATATATGCTACTGTGCTGAATTTCTCCTCTTCTGCACCGTATGGACCAATTCCATCATGCCACATACCATTCCTTCTTGGTGAACCTCACAGCAATGATGATTCATCTCAAAATGCATCGTTAAGTATTGTTCCTGTTGGGAGTGAtttcagagaagaaaaatatagaACTACAGTTATCATCGAATTGGAGCCTAGGGAACCAACACCAGGTATCGTTGATGTTCACATTGAAACGAATGCAGAAAATGGTCAAATCATCCAAGGTCCACTTCAGGGAATCACAGTAGGCATAGAAGATATGTTTCTAAAGGCTATTGTCCCATCCGACATCCCAGAAGCCGTGATACCTCGATACAACTTTGACTTGTTCACTGCTTTGTGGGAGGCATGTGGCTCATCCTCCAACACTGGCAGGGAAACTTTTCAATTAAAAGGCCGCAATGGGATTGCTGCCATCAGTGGAACTCAATCTGTCAAGCTTCTCGATGTTCCTGCAACCTCCTTGATCCGTGCAACCGAGCACCATCTGGCACCCTTTGTCATAGGTGTGAGGGGGGAGCCACTGATTGAAGCTCTATGGGAAAGGAGAATCATCCAGGACATCATATGGGAGGATGATTCCCGTGATGCTACATCAGTCGCTAATCTTGAGGCAGGTCCACTTCGCCTTACTTACAATGATCAAGAGTATGAGAAGGGAGTTACTAGCAATGGCAGAAGAAGATACTTGGGCTGTTTTCTTGTGCTGATATTTCTTCCACCAAGGTTCCATCTTCTTTTCCAAATGGAAGTTGGTGATGTTTCAACTTTAGTTCGTATCCGTACAGATCACTGGCCTAGCTTAGCCTACATCGATGATTATTTAGAAGCTTTATATCTCTCATAA
- the LOC130963251 gene encoding mitochondrial uncoupling protein 1-like — translation MVADGKSKPVISFAGTFTSSAFSACFAEVCTIPLDTAQVRLQLQKQALGANALTTPNYKGMMGTVATIAREEGDVAIAVANPTDIVEVRHQAEGKLPPGVPRRYSGSLNAYSTIVKQEGIAALWTGLGPNIARNAIINAAELASNDQTILKLPGFSDNVVTHLLSGLGGGCFAVCIGSPVDVVKSRMMGDSSYKSTLDCFLKTLKNDICFLSEGPFAFYKVFIPNFGRLGSWNVIMFLTLEQSGEMRTLGVVVELGLEDAVDDVGVGGDVIKDVEVDAFDG, via the exons ATGGTAGCTGATGGCAAGTCCAAACCTGTGATCTCCTTCGCTGGAACCTTCACCAGCAGTGCTTTCTCTGCATGCTTTGCTGAg GTGTGCACTATTCCCTTGGACACTGCCCAAGTTAGGCTTCAGCTTCAAAAACAAGCTTTGGGTGCCAATGCACTCACGACGCCTAATTATAAGGGTATGATGGGAACTGTTGCAACCATTGCTAGGGAAGAAG GTGATGTGGCAATTGCAGTGGCGAATCCAACAGATATTGTTGAAGTTAGACATCAAGCAGAAGGAAAATTGCCTCCTGGTGTGCCAAGGCGTTACTCGGGATCTTTAAATGCATATTCTACAATTGTGAAACAG GAAGGAATCGCAGCCCTTTGGACTGGTCTTGGCCCCAATATAGCCAGAAATGCTATTATCAATGCTGCTGAATTGGCCAGCAATGATCAA ACTATTTTGAAATTGCCAGGCTTCTCTGACAATGTTGTAACTCATCTCCTTTCTGGTCTAGGGGGAGGGTGCTTTGCTGTTTGTATTGGCTCTCCAGTTGATGTG GTTAAGTCAAGAATGATGGGAGATTCTAGTTACAAAAGCACCCTTGATTGTTTCCTCAAGACATTGAAGAACGATATATGTTTCCTTTCTGAA GGACCTTTTGCCTTTTATAAAGTCTTCATCCCAAATTTTGGACGGCTAGGATCTTGGAACGTAATCATGTTTCTAACCTTAGAACAG AGTGGAGAAATGCGTACCCTTGGAGTAGTTGTGgaacttggtcttgaggatgCCGTGGACGATGTCGGGGTTGGAGGTGATGTTATCAAAGACGTGGAAGTAGATGCTTTTGATGGGTGA